The genomic region CAAACACAAATCCTGTTGAAGGCGTTGTGATAGTTGAACCGGACGAAACACTGGGGCATTATGCCGATTGGTTAAAAATCCCAACTCAACACATTAGAAATTTGAATGATTTGACTTATGGAGAAGATATTCAGTTCGGAACCGAAATTAGAATCGTTTTCCAAAAAGTTAAACCTGAAGATTTCATCAATTCCAGGTTAGAGTATCACAGGGGAATCGAAGAGGATTTCTTTTTGAATTACAACGTCTTGGGGACGACAACGCATCAAATAAAAAGAGGCGATAATATTTGGTATTTATGTAATTACGTTTATAAACTTCCCTTTTGGTTGATAAAAAGTTATAACAGTGAAATAGATTTTCAAAAACTGAAACCTGGGGATCTAATATTAATTCCGGAAATTCAGGCCATCGAATCAACCTCAGCAAATAGTGAAATCAATAAAATACTTACTCCAAAACCCCAAGTTTTATCCTCAAACTTTTGATATGGTTTATTTTAAAATTCATCACTTGATTTTCTTCGAATAATTTATTGCACTTAAATTCAATCGCTTTAAATTAGTATTGACTATAACCGATTTTTTTCGAATTTAGTTACTATAATCTTGTTGCCCAAACCAAGTAGGTATTCAAAGATTCAGATTGTTTTTTCACCCAAATTCAAGAGGATGAATGTTTACTTCTAAGCAGAGAGTTCATGGATTGCTAAGCATGGTCCTATTGGGGAACTTATTATTTTTCTTAAGCTGTGAAAATAAGTTTGAACCAGTCAAACCTGGATTGGACGTTCTCATTCAAGAAAGTATAAACCTTATTGAAGGAAGAAAAATAGGTATAATTACGAACCATACAGCTCTTTCATCCAATGGCGAGCACATTGTGGATGTTTTGATAAAAAAAGTCCCTAATATACATATAGCTGCACTCTTTGCTCCGGAACATGGAATACGAGGAGATCGAACGGGTGGTGAGTTTATAGAAACTTATATCGACTCATTGACAGGGATAACTGTCTTTAGTCTTTATCAAAGAAACAGAAAGCCAACTTCGGAGATGTTAGATAGCCTGGATTTGCTGTTATTTGATATTATGGATATTGGTACGAGATTTTATACTTACATGAGCACTATGGCATTGGCAATGGAAGCAGCTGCAGAACATGGGATACCTTTTATCGTTCTTGACCGCCCTAACCCAATTTCCGGAGAAATCATTGAAGGACCGATATTACAACCGGAACATAAGAGCTTTGTGGGGATGTTTCCTATCCCTATCCGACATGGCTTAACAGCAGGAGAGTTAGCCCGGATGATCAATGGTGAGGGATGGTTGGCAAATGGTATCCATGTTGATTTGACAGTAGTCCCTATAAAAAATTGGCAGCGAATGCAGTGGTTTGATCAAACGGGTTTACCCTGGATTAAAACTTCCCCCAACATGCCAACCTTGGATGCAGCCATTCTTTACCCGGGTATGGGTTTGCTCGAGGGCGTAAATATATCTGAGGGCAGGGGAACATCAACACCTTTCAATCTCATTGGAGCTCCCTGGATTGAACCGGATATTGTGAAATCAAAATTATCTGCTTTTCAAACATATGGTATTCAGCTTGAATCCAGAGAATTTACTCCAGTTTCCAT from candidate division KSB1 bacterium harbors:
- a CDS encoding DUF1343 domain-containing protein, translated to MFTSKQRVHGLLSMVLLGNLLFFLSCENKFEPVKPGLDVLIQESINLIEGRKIGIITNHTALSSNGEHIVDVLIKKVPNIHIAALFAPEHGIRGDRTGGEFIETYIDSLTGITVFSLYQRNRKPTSEMLDSLDLLLFDIMDIGTRFYTYMSTMALAMEAAAEHGIPFIVLDRPNPISGEIIEGPILQPEHKSFVGMFPIPIRHGLTAGELARMINGEGWLANGIHVDLTVVPIKNWQRMQWFDQTGLPWIKTSPNMPTLDAAILYPGMGLLEGVNISEGRGTSTPFNLIGAPWIEPDIVKSKLSAFQTYGIQLESREFTPVSIANAAPSPEYEDQLCKGFYLHIENRNVFRSVSFSLNLLSTLYQLYKNELTFNSYFDRLLGDSNIKQQIMDGIPVRNIIASWSGDLAKYKMARKNYLLY